The Anaerobranca californiensis DSM 14826 region TGTTTGGTCAGAAGCAAATCATGACCCCCATGACTCCGGGGCATATAAAAGATCGAGAAGGACTGCAGATAAACTTTTAAATAAACAACCTGCTGCTATTTTTGACGTCCATCGGGATGCCGTCCCTGCTGAACAATATGAAGGGGAAGCAGATGGTGAACCTGTAGCTCAAATTATGCTTGTAGTCGGTCAGCAAAACCAAAATATAGAACAAAATAAAAGGTTTGCAAAAGGGCTGAAAAAAGTAGCTGATGAACAAAATCCAGATTTAATTAAAGGAATTTTTATGGCAAAAGGTAATTACAACCAAGACCTTTCCCCTAGAGCATTGCTTTTAGAAGTAGGAACTTATCAACAAGAAAAAGATTTGGCAATCTCTGGAATTGAATCCTTTGTAGATGTTGTAGCAGCCTATGTTTATGGGGACAATCCCCAACAATCTGCACCCGGTGGAGATGGTAGAGGTAACGGGCAGGCTCAAACTCCAGCGGCAAGGGATACTAGAAATACTGGCGGTAGAACAATTCTTTGGATTTTAGGTTTAGCAGCTTTAGGTGCAGTAGCCTTTTTAGCAATAAATAGCGGTAGTTTAAAAGATGTAGGGGAAAAATTGAAAAACTTTACCACTAAAGAATTTACCTCAACATTAAAAGGTAAATATAACAATAAAAAAAGAAAAAAATAGAAATTGGTGAAGATATATGAAAAATCATCTTGAAATAATATTTTTTACCACCATTGTTGGTACAATAGCCCGATTAATAATGTTGAGATTAGATTACAGGCAGTATCCAACTTATCCCCACGGTGCCATAACCCACCTTTCTTTAGGGTTTATAGCAGCTGCTTTAGGTTCAGTGGCTATTCCCGCTTTAATAGAACAAGAATATACCGCAGTAACTTTCTTAGCTTTAGCGGCACAACAATTTAGAGAGATAAGAAACATGGAAAGGGAAACCTTATCGAAATTAGAACCTTCAGAATTAGTACCTAGGGGAGATGAATTTATTGAGGGAATAGCCAGGGCCTTTGAAGCTAGGAACTATTTAGTAATCCTTATTGCCATATTCACTTCTGCTGCAACATGGTTATTAAATCTTCGTTTTGGTTTGTTTTGGGCAATTTTAGGAGGTTTAGCCTTTTCCGTTATTCTGTTATTTTTTGCCATTAGATATATGGAAGGAAAAAGGATCTCAGACATTGCCGATGTCGATGAAGGGAAAATTCACTTTAAAGAAGCAAACCTTTTTGTAGATGATATTCAGATTATGAATTTAGGCTTAGAAGAAGCTAAAGAAATTATTTTAAAAAGGGGTTTAGCGGTAGTTATCAGACCTAAAGATAAAGATGGAGTGCCAATATTAGCTAATGTAGGACAACGGCAAGCCATAGCCCATATTGCAGCAACTTTGTTAGGTATCTATAAAGAAACGGATTCCGCTGAATTTACCCCTTTAGTTAGACGTAATTTAGAAACAGGTGCAGTTGCTCTAATTTTAGTGCCAACCCATGGTGTAATGGAAGATTTAATTGATGCTGTGGAAAGGACACCGGTCCTTGAAAGTGCTATTGCTAAACCATCGAGGGCAGGAATTTATAATAACAAAGGAAAAGAAAGTAATAAAAGGTAAGATAGGGTGGTAAGATGGACACACAAATAGTAAAGATGATAATTGCCATAGTAATAACCCCTGAAGATAAAGACAAAGTAATGAGAGGGGGTTTTGCCCCCGTTTTTATAGCAAAGGATAGGGAAGAACAGCAAAAAATTTCAACATATTTAGCTAGAGTAACTACTGGTGTAGTTCATGATCTGGAAAATGGGGTGTTGATTTTAGCTAAACACTAGGGAGTGGTAATTTTGAAAGTTATATATAATTGCTATGGTGGTGCCCATTCTTCAGTAGTAGCGGGATATATTCATTGTGGATTATTAAGGAAAGATAAAATACCTACAAAACAACAATTGATGTCATTGGCTTATTATGACTCTCAACAAAACCTTGACCACGGCATATTACAATATATCGGCATTGATGAACAGGGTAATGAAATTTATTCTGTAGGATTAAAAAGTGAAAGGCAATTTAGTGAAAAATGTTTAGAAAATATAGCAGTCATCATGGGAATAGATACTGATAGCTATATTTTTGTAGATACAATAAGTAAAGTTAACTGGTATATGCGGATAGGTGGTTTTTTATCAAGGGCTTTAGGTTTGACAATAATTGGCCGCCCTTTGGTTATTTATGGTACCCAAAGGGCTTTTTTTGATATCTGTCAATTGGTAGAGGAAATTTGTGAAAAATTGAGAGGAGAAAAAAAATGAAAATATTTTATTATTGTTATGGTGGAGCCCATTCTTCAGTAATTGCCGCTGCCCTCCATTTAGAAAAAATTTCTTATCCTTTAAATTATCAAGAGATCTTAGACTTTCCCTATTTTGATGGAAATAACCCTAAAGGGAAAGGTTTGCCAATTTTTTTAGGTAAAGATATTAAAGGAAACGAAATTTACTTTGTTGGGTATGGTAAAAATAAAGAAATGATAGTAAAATTATTAAAGAGCTTCTTAAAAATTCACGGAATAAAGGATGAAGAATACTTGTTTGTCAATGCCCTAGAGAGAATAGATTGGCGGGTGAAACTGGGGGGATTTTTATCAAAGGCTTTAAATTTTAAAAAAATAGGTTCTAGATTTACTGCTTTAGGGATTGTTTTATCTGGACCACAAATAAAAAAGACAGTAGAAAAAGTCAAAAATTTATCAGACCATGAGCTAAACCTTGACTAAAGTACAGTTTAAGGTTAGTATTAATAGGAGGTCATAATTTAAAACATAATTTTCCAAAAGAGAGAATATAGTAGATAGGGGGAATAAAAAATGGCACTACCAATAGTAGCAATAGTTGGAAGACCTAATGTAGGTAAATCAACATTATTCAATAGAATTATTGGACAACGTTTAGCCATTGTAGAAGATCAACCGGGAGCAACTAGGGACAGGTTGTATAGTAAAGGTGAGTGGTTAAATAAAGAATTTATGCTGATAGATACTGGTGGTATGACCTTTGATGAAAGGGATGTCTTAGCTGCTAGTGTAACTAAGCAAGCCCAATTAGCTGTAGATGAAAGTGATGTAATAATATTTACTGTTGATGGTAGAACTGGTATTACAACAGAAGATATGCAAATAACAGAAATTTTGCGAAAAACTCAAAAACCTGTGATAGTTGCAGTAAATAAAATAGAAGAATTTAAGAAACAAGAAGGGGATTTTTATGAATTCTATTCATTAGGCTTTGAAGAAATGGTGGCTATCTCTGCAGCTAATGGTTTTGGCATTGGAGATTTATTAGATAAAGTTATCGAAAATTTTACCGAAGAAGGGGAAGATAAAGAAGGAGATGCTTTAAAAATTACCTTTATTGGCAGACCTAATGTAGGTAAATCATCTTTGGTAAATAAATTATTAGGTTCTGAAAGGGTAATAGTTAGTGATATTCCTGGAACTACTAGAGATGCCATAGATACTAAACTGGAAGTAGAGGGGGAAACCTTTATTTTAGTAGATACAGCAGGGTTAAGAAGAAAAAGTAAAGTAGAAGAAAGCATTGAATATTACAGTGTACTAAGAACAATAAAAGCTATTGAAAGAAGTGATGTGGCTATCTTAGTTATAGATGCTACTACGGGGGTTACGGAACAAGATAAGCGTATAGCAGGATTTGCCCATGAAGGTGGAAAAGGTGTAATTATAATGGTAAACAAATGGGATTTAATTGAAAAGGACAACTATACAGTAAAAGAATTTACCAGAGAAATCCGTCGAGAGTTAAGCTTTATGGACTATGCACCGATAATCTTTGTATCTGCTTTGACAGGTCAACGGATAAATAAGATAATTCCTTTAGTAAAAGAAGTTGCTGAACAAAATGCTTTACGTATTCCTACAAGTTTAGTAAATGATGTAATTTTTGAGAGTATAGCAATTACGCCACCTCCTACTGATAGGGGTAAACAACTTAAAATTAATTATGTCAGCCAAGTTTCTACTAAACCACCGACCTTTGTCTTTTTTGTCAATGATAAAGAATTGATGCATTTTTCTTATTTAAGGTTTTTAGAAAATCAATTACGGAATGCCTTTGGCTTTCAAGGAACGCCTATTCGCTTAATTGTTAGAAATAAAAATGAAGAATAGAGGTGAAATTGTGAGTTATTTCTGGTTAATAGTGCCTTATCTCTTGGGGTCCGTATCATTTAGCTACATAGCGGGAAGAATTTTTGGTGGGATTGACATTAGGACAGTAGGTAGTGGCAATGCCGGTGCCACTAATGTCTACAGGAATTTGGGACTAAAACCATTCCTCTTTGCTTCTTTTTTTGACATACTAAAGGGCTTGGTAGCAGTAATTTTAACTAAAAGTTTATTTCCAGAAAATGAAATTTTAATTATCCTTTCAGCAGTAGCTGTTATCATTGGACACAATTGGCCGATATTCTTTGGTTTTAAAGGAGGTAAAGGGATAGCTTCTACCATTGGAGTTGTTATTGGTCTTCATCCTTTATCTGCTTTAATAGTTATTGTTACAATGGCACTTATTGTATATATTACTAGATATGTTTCACTAGGTTCTTTAATATCAACCCTTTTATTACCGATCCTTTTTTATTTATTTATGGGCGATAAAGTATATTATATTATCTTCGCCCTTGTTCTAACTGTAATGGCTTGGTATCGCCATAGAAGTAATATTAAAAGGTTGTTAAATGGTACTGAGTCAAAGTTAGGTCAAAAAAGGTAGGAGTGATATAAAATGAAAAAGGTAACGGTATTAGGTGCTGGAGGTTGGGGCACAGCCCTTGCCAATGTTTTAGGTAAAAAGGGATTTACAGTATATTTATGGGTTAGAAGAAGAGAATTATGTGAAGAATTGATAAAATTTAGGGAAAACATTAAATATCTTCCAGGTGTTTTAATTACTGCTAATGTACATTGTACAACGGATTTAGAAGAAGCAGTAAAGGATACTAACTTAGTAACGGTAGCAACACCTTCATCGGTAATGAGGGAAATGATAAAGAAAATTTCACCTTATATTACCCCTAAAACACCGGTGGTTTCCGCTGCCAAAGGCTTTGAAAAAACAACTCTACTTAGGATGTCCCAAATTATCAAAGAAGAGCTAGGTGAAGAACATCCTGTAGCAGTTCTATCTGGTCCTAACCACGCTGAAGAGGTGGGAAGGGATATTCCCACAGCTACCGTTGTAGCATCTGAGAAAAGGGCTATTGCAGAATATGTTCAAGATATTTATATGAGCCCTAAATTTAGAGTATATACTAATCCCGATGTGGTAGGAGTAGAAATAGGGGGGGCTTTAAAAAATATCATAGCTTTAGGTGCAGGTATTACCGATGGGTTAGGATATGGTGACAACTCAAAGGCTGCCCTCCTAACTAGGGGACTTACTGAAATAGCAAGGCTTGGTACCGCTATGGGCGGAGATACCATGACCTTTGCCGGTTTAGCAGGGGTCGGAGATTTAGTGGCTACCTGTACCAGTAAACACAGTAGAAATTGGAATTGTGGCTATCAATTAGGTAAAGGTAAAACTTTAGAAACTATTTTAAAAGAAACAAATAAAGTGGTAGAGGGAGTAAAGGCAGCGGAAGTTGTTCAAGCTTTAGCAGATAAATACGATATCGAAATGCCCATCTCCCGAGAAATATATAAAGTCCTTTATGAAAATAAAGATCCCAAAGAAGCAGTGGTAGATCTTATGCTTCGCAGTAAAACCCATGAAATGGAAGAGGTTGTAATCAGAAGTAGAGATAATTGGTAAAGAGCTGAATTTTTTCAGTTCTTTTTTTTTACAATGGTGAATATATTAAAGTGGAATAAATTTGACAAAAAAGGAGTGAAAGAAAATAAAAGTAAATAATATAAGAAGAAAAAAAGGTTGTAATATTAACAAAAGAAAAGCATATATATACAGTAAAAAGTATGTTCATATTTTGTATTTTTAAGGGAGGGAAAGACCTTGGCAGAATTTGATCTTTACAAAGATATCGTAGAAAGAACCGGTGGAGATATATATCTAGGGGTAGTAGGACCGGTACGTACTGGAAAATCAACTTTTATCAAAAAATTTATGGAACTATTGGTAATACCAAACATTGAAAATGAGCATGAGAAAAACAGAGCAAAAGATGAATTACCTCAAAGTAGTGGTGGAAGGACAATAATGACCACTGAACCTAAGTTTATTCCGGAAAAAGCTGTAACTATAAAAATACGGGATAACTTAAAAATGAATGTTAAAGTAGTAGATTGTGTAGGCTATACTGTAAGCAGGGCTTTAGGTTACTCTGATGAAAGGGGAGAGAGATTAGTAACTACCCCTTGGTTTGAAGAAGAAATACCGTTCCAACAAGCTGCAGAGTATGGTACAAAAAAAGTTATTACAGATCACTCTACCATCGGGATAGTAATAACTACCGATGGCAGTGTAACTGACCTTGATAGAAGTGACTATATAGAAGCTGAAGAAAGGGTTGTTAAAGAATTACTACAAATTGGGAAACCCTTTGTAATGATTTTAAATACCGCTGATCCCAATTCCGACTATGCTATGACAATTAGGGCAGAATTAGAGAAAAAATACGGTGTCCCAGTATTGCCAATAAATATCGCTAAATTATCGGTACATGATATTAATACAATTTTAGAAGAAGCATTGTATGAGTTCCCAATCGTGGAAGTTAAAATTCAACTACCTAAATGGATTGAAGTTTT contains the following coding sequences:
- the spoIIP gene encoding stage II sporulation protein P: MGRTKLLYFIVIVLMVPLIGLNYQPKMVTNESIIEEFFDFLELTELGAGQYYTMVDEEGNVILQSARIMHVGDQFINNQNKLYEVYEVDRDKLTAKAKYLKDVNLAEEPRKNLLQTIISPFTFTAKDVKTENKGPIAIYHTHSSESYVPTDGTESKEGNGGIYDVGRAFKEGLEQRGIEVVWSEANHDPHDSGAYKRSRRTADKLLNKQPAAIFDVHRDAVPAEQYEGEADGEPVAQIMLVVGQQNQNIEQNKRFAKGLKKVADEQNPDLIKGIFMAKGNYNQDLSPRALLLEVGTYQQEKDLAISGIESFVDVVAAYVYGDNPQQSAPGGDGRGNGQAQTPAARDTRNTGGRTILWILGLAALGAVAFLAINSGSLKDVGEKLKNFTTKEFTSTLKGKYNNKKRKK
- a CDS encoding YIEGIA family protein, whose protein sequence is MKNHLEIIFFTTIVGTIARLIMLRLDYRQYPTYPHGAITHLSLGFIAAALGSVAIPALIEQEYTAVTFLALAAQQFREIRNMERETLSKLEPSELVPRGDEFIEGIARAFEARNYLVILIAIFTSAATWLLNLRFGLFWAILGGLAFSVILLFFAIRYMEGKRISDIADVDEGKIHFKEANLFVDDIQIMNLGLEEAKEIILKRGLAVVIRPKDKDGVPILANVGQRQAIAHIAATLLGIYKETDSAEFTPLVRRNLETGAVALILVPTHGVMEDLIDAVERTPVLESAIAKPSRAGIYNNKGKESNKR
- a CDS encoding capping complex subunit for YIEGIA is translated as MDTQIVKMIIAIVITPEDKDKVMRGGFAPVFIAKDREEQQKISTYLARVTTGVVHDLENGVLILAKH
- a CDS encoding DUF3189 family protein yields the protein MKVIYNCYGGAHSSVVAGYIHCGLLRKDKIPTKQQLMSLAYYDSQQNLDHGILQYIGIDEQGNEIYSVGLKSERQFSEKCLENIAVIMGIDTDSYIFVDTISKVNWYMRIGGFLSRALGLTIIGRPLVIYGTQRAFFDICQLVEEICEKLRGEKK
- a CDS encoding DUF3189 family protein codes for the protein MKIFYYCYGGAHSSVIAAALHLEKISYPLNYQEILDFPYFDGNNPKGKGLPIFLGKDIKGNEIYFVGYGKNKEMIVKLLKSFLKIHGIKDEEYLFVNALERIDWRVKLGGFLSKALNFKKIGSRFTALGIVLSGPQIKKTVEKVKNLSDHELNLD
- the der gene encoding ribosome biogenesis GTPase Der, translated to MALPIVAIVGRPNVGKSTLFNRIIGQRLAIVEDQPGATRDRLYSKGEWLNKEFMLIDTGGMTFDERDVLAASVTKQAQLAVDESDVIIFTVDGRTGITTEDMQITEILRKTQKPVIVAVNKIEEFKKQEGDFYEFYSLGFEEMVAISAANGFGIGDLLDKVIENFTEEGEDKEGDALKITFIGRPNVGKSSLVNKLLGSERVIVSDIPGTTRDAIDTKLEVEGETFILVDTAGLRRKSKVEESIEYYSVLRTIKAIERSDVAILVIDATTGVTEQDKRIAGFAHEGGKGVIIMVNKWDLIEKDNYTVKEFTREIRRELSFMDYAPIIFVSALTGQRINKIIPLVKEVAEQNALRIPTSLVNDVIFESIAITPPPTDRGKQLKINYVSQVSTKPPTFVFFVNDKELMHFSYLRFLENQLRNAFGFQGTPIRLIVRNKNEE
- the plsY gene encoding glycerol-3-phosphate 1-O-acyltransferase PlsY; its protein translation is MSYFWLIVPYLLGSVSFSYIAGRIFGGIDIRTVGSGNAGATNVYRNLGLKPFLFASFFDILKGLVAVILTKSLFPENEILIILSAVAVIIGHNWPIFFGFKGGKGIASTIGVVIGLHPLSALIVIVTMALIVYITRYVSLGSLISTLLLPILFYLFMGDKVYYIIFALVLTVMAWYRHRSNIKRLLNGTESKLGQKR
- a CDS encoding NAD(P)H-dependent glycerol-3-phosphate dehydrogenase; this translates as MKKVTVLGAGGWGTALANVLGKKGFTVYLWVRRRELCEELIKFRENIKYLPGVLITANVHCTTDLEEAVKDTNLVTVATPSSVMREMIKKISPYITPKTPVVSAAKGFEKTTLLRMSQIIKEELGEEHPVAVLSGPNHAEEVGRDIPTATVVASEKRAIAEYVQDIYMSPKFRVYTNPDVVGVEIGGALKNIIALGAGITDGLGYGDNSKAALLTRGLTEIARLGTAMGGDTMTFAGLAGVGDLVATCTSKHSRNWNCGYQLGKGKTLETILKETNKVVEGVKAAEVVQALADKYDIEMPISREIYKVLYENKDPKEAVVDLMLRSKTHEMEEVVIRSRDNW
- the spoIVA gene encoding stage IV sporulation protein A; this translates as MAEFDLYKDIVERTGGDIYLGVVGPVRTGKSTFIKKFMELLVIPNIENEHEKNRAKDELPQSSGGRTIMTTEPKFIPEKAVTIKIRDNLKMNVKVVDCVGYTVSRALGYSDERGERLVTTPWFEEEIPFQQAAEYGTKKVITDHSTIGIVITTDGSVTDLDRSDYIEAEERVVKELLQIGKPFVMILNTADPNSDYAMTIRAELEKKYGVPVLPINIAKLSVHDINTILEEALYEFPIVEVKIQLPKWIEVLEGDHWLKDKFDALVRGLVNKLEKVRDLDPITEEISLHEHVDRVTLDDVNLGKGEARIVIECPDELFYKVTSEKTGLELTGPEDLLQQLQELVKIKKEYSYIKDALEEAKATGYGVVPPLLEEMTLDQPEIIRHGSRFGVKLRASAPSIHMIRVDVESEYAPIVGSEKQSEDLANYIIEEFEDNPDKIWESHIFGKSLYDLVKDGIQNKLNNMPPSAREKLQETLEKIINEGSGGLIAIIL